A single window of Mustela erminea isolate mMusErm1 chromosome 4, mMusErm1.Pri, whole genome shotgun sequence DNA harbors:
- the TMEM244 gene encoding transmembrane protein 244 isoform X1, protein MALQTRVAPSKLVLQNLLVCVILFYTMYYAVLGTCGMMLKVYELDVLAPFDFKTNPSWHNTNYKVLLVSTQVTYFVCGLLFILVVEEWVWDYAVSVTILHVVITSAVMLEFPLTSHWWAALGIDT, encoded by the exons ATGGCTCTCCAGACCAGAGTCGCTCCGAGCAAG CTTGTTTTGCAGAATCTTCTTGTATGTGTGATCCTCTTCTACACCATGTACTACGCAGTTCTGGGCACGTGTGGCATGATGCTCAA GGTATATGAGCTGGATGTCCTGGCACCATTTGATTTCAAAACAAACCCCTCATGGCACAACACAAATTATAAAG TTCTTCTAGTCTCAACACAAGTCACCTACTTTGTTTGCGGATTGCTCTTCATTCTAGTTGTAGAAGAATGGGTCTGGGATTATGCTGTTTCAGTAACTATTCTCCATGTTGTCATCACTTCCGCtg ttatgTTGGAATTCCCCTTGACATCACATTGGTGGGCTGCTTTAGGTATAGACACATGA
- the TMEM244 gene encoding transmembrane protein 244 isoform X2, with protein MALQTRVAPSKLVLQNLLVCVILFYTMYYAVLGTCGMMLKVYELDVLAPFDFKTNPSWHNTNYKVLLVSTQVTYFVCGLLFILVVEEWVWDYAVSVTILHVVITSAGG; from the exons ATGGCTCTCCAGACCAGAGTCGCTCCGAGCAAG CTTGTTTTGCAGAATCTTCTTGTATGTGTGATCCTCTTCTACACCATGTACTACGCAGTTCTGGGCACGTGTGGCATGATGCTCAA GGTATATGAGCTGGATGTCCTGGCACCATTTGATTTCAAAACAAACCCCTCATGGCACAACACAAATTATAAAG TTCTTCTAGTCTCAACACAAGTCACCTACTTTGTTTGCGGATTGCTCTTCATTCTAGTTGTAGAAGAATGGGTCTGGGATTATGCTGTTTCAGTAACTATTCTCCATGTTGTCATCACTTCCGCtg